The Janthinobacterium lividum genome has a window encoding:
- the phnE gene encoding phosphonate ABC transporter, permease protein PhnE, translated as MKTEPMLPALPVPAPVRWSTWALLAGLVLLVIASFATLSLKWGEFFSTDAVRTSADFLHGFAPPELASPFLMKVGVATFETLAMSAIGTVIAALLGALLALPASGRFGNLARNATRAILNVLRSIPELVWASILLIAAGLGPFAGTLALALHTVGVLGRLFADAFENCPPLPAATLRINGARPAVAFLYATLPQCSPQMMSYTLYRWENNIRAAAILGVVGAGGLGQMLKYHLSLFQMQNAATVIVAMLLMVAAVDGLSYLLRRAMTR; from the coding sequence ATGAAGACGGAACCGATGTTGCCCGCCCTGCCCGTCCCGGCTCCCGTGCGCTGGTCGACGTGGGCCTTGCTGGCCGGCTTAGTGCTGCTGGTCATCGCCAGCTTCGCCACCCTCTCCCTGAAATGGGGTGAATTCTTCAGTACCGACGCCGTGCGCACCAGCGCCGATTTCCTGCACGGCTTCGCCCCGCCGGAGCTGGCCAGCCCCTTCCTCATGAAAGTCGGCGTCGCCACGTTCGAGACGCTGGCCATGTCGGCCATCGGCACGGTCATCGCCGCACTTTTGGGTGCGCTGCTGGCCCTGCCCGCCAGCGGCCGTTTCGGCAACCTGGCGCGCAACGCTACGCGCGCCATCCTGAACGTGCTGCGCTCGATCCCGGAACTGGTGTGGGCCTCGATTTTGCTGATCGCCGCCGGCCTGGGCCCGTTCGCGGGGACCCTGGCGCTGGCCCTGCACACGGTAGGCGTGCTGGGCCGATTGTTTGCCGATGCCTTCGAAAATTGCCCGCCCTTGCCGGCCGCCACCTTGCGCATCAATGGCGCGCGCCCCGCCGTGGCCTTCCTGTACGCGACCTTGCCACAATGCAGCCCGCAAATGATGTCCTACACCCTGTACCGCTGGGAAAACAATATCCGCGCCGCCGCCATCCTCGGCGTCGTCGGTGCGGGCGGCCTGGGGCAGATGCTGAAATATCACTTGTCGCTGTTCCAGATGCAGAACGCCGCCACCGTCATCGTCGCCATGCTGCTGATGGTGGCCGCCGTCGATGGCCTCAGCTACCTGCTGCGCCGCGCCATGACGCGCTGA
- a CDS encoding ABC transporter permease, whose amino-acid sequence MLKVSTLPRDPAWRGRLTTAAVVLLVLWPMLVQAEFKPWILWDAQSLAATWQFLASFVPPAHSLEFLQLVAISSWETIAMATAGMALAMLGAIPLTLLVTERLSISRIGSGKVSPLAAVLRHAVRSLLVLLRSVPELVWALLLVRIVGLGPTAGVIAIALTYCGMLGKVYAEILESSDASTCNALLHNGSGRLKALLYGALPESAAELVSYTIYRWECAIRGSVVMGFVGAGGLGQRMDESMKMMAGSELATMLMVFVLLVAGADAVSAMLRRRLA is encoded by the coding sequence TTGCTGAAGGTCTCCACCCTGCCGCGCGATCCCGCCTGGCGCGGGCGCCTGACCACCGCTGCCGTCGTGCTGCTCGTGCTGTGGCCGATGCTGGTGCAAGCCGAGTTCAAGCCGTGGATTTTATGGGATGCGCAAAGCCTGGCGGCCACCTGGCAATTCCTTGCCAGCTTCGTGCCGCCCGCCCACTCCCTGGAATTCCTGCAACTGGTGGCCATTTCCAGCTGGGAAACCATTGCCATGGCCACGGCCGGCATGGCGCTGGCCATGCTGGGCGCCATCCCCCTGACTCTGCTGGTGACGGAGCGCCTGTCGATTTCGCGCATCGGCAGCGGCAAAGTATCGCCGCTGGCCGCCGTCCTGCGCCATGCCGTGCGCTCACTGCTCGTGCTGCTGCGCAGCGTGCCGGAACTGGTCTGGGCCTTGTTACTGGTACGCATCGTGGGACTGGGACCGACGGCGGGCGTGATCGCCATCGCGCTGACCTATTGCGGCATGCTGGGCAAGGTGTATGCGGAAATCCTCGAATCGTCGGACGCTTCCACCTGCAACGCCCTGCTTCACAACGGCAGCGGCAGATTAAAAGCCCTGCTGTACGGTGCCTTGCCCGAATCGGCCGCCGAGCTGGTGTCGTACACGATTTACCGCTGGGAATGCGCGATCCGCGGCTCCGTCGTCATGGGTTTTGTCGGCGCGGGCGGCCTGGGCCAACGCATGGATGAATCGATGAAGATGATGGCGGGCAGTGAACTAGCCACCATGCTGATGGTGTTCGTGCTGCTGGTGGCGGGCGCCGACGCCGTTTCCGCCATGCTGCGCCGGAGGCTGGCATGA
- a CDS encoding ATP-binding cassette domain-containing protein, with amino-acid sequence MTFQLHKVSVHHAGAAGNALALRDLDLDVAQGEQIALIGPSGAGKTSLLHTLACALRPESGTLDILGASPWQVGSAGRHALRARLFLAPQTPPLPPRQRVVNAVLAGRLPQWSLWTAIRSLLAPVDPRAAWEALGKFNLQDKLYARVDRLSGGERQRCGMARALVSNAEVFLVDEPLSALDPTLALQTINVLQAEATARNATLICSLHQVDIARACFTRIVALRDGQVVFDLPSSEVSDAMIEKLYRNQADPAPAFEPVDVDLNAARPRC; translated from the coding sequence ATGACATTCCAACTTCACAAGGTCAGCGTCCACCACGCGGGCGCCGCCGGCAATGCGCTGGCCCTGCGCGACCTGGACCTGGACGTGGCCCAGGGTGAACAGATCGCCCTGATCGGCCCTTCCGGCGCCGGCAAGACCAGCCTGCTGCACACGCTGGCGTGCGCGCTGCGTCCCGAGTCCGGCACCTTGGACATCCTGGGCGCTTCGCCCTGGCAAGTCGGCAGCGCCGGGCGCCACGCCTTGCGCGCGCGCCTGTTCCTGGCGCCGCAAACGCCGCCCTTGCCGCCGCGCCAGCGGGTCGTCAACGCCGTGCTGGCAGGCCGCTTGCCGCAATGGAGCTTGTGGACGGCCATCCGTTCGCTGCTGGCGCCCGTCGATCCGCGCGCCGCGTGGGAAGCCCTGGGTAAATTCAACCTGCAGGACAAGCTGTATGCGAGAGTCGACCGCCTGTCCGGCGGCGAACGCCAGCGCTGCGGCATGGCCCGCGCACTTGTGTCGAATGCCGAGGTCTTCCTCGTTGACGAGCCCTTGTCCGCGCTCGACCCCACACTGGCCTTGCAGACGATCAATGTGCTGCAGGCCGAAGCGACGGCGCGCAACGCCACCCTGATCTGCAGCCTGCACCAGGTGGACATCGCCCGCGCCTGTTTTACGCGCATCGTCGCCCTGCGCGACGGCCAGGTCGTCTTCGACTTGCCCAGCAGCGAGGTCAGCGACGCCATGATAGAGAAGCTGTACCGCAACCAGGCCGATCCGGCGCCCGCATTCGAGCCTGTGGACGTCGATCTCAACGCGGCGAGGCCCCGTTGCTGA
- a CDS encoding putative selenate ABC transporter substrate-binding protein, which produces MFSNSFNKFPAILATVAATLAIHSGLAQAQQVLRVSAIPDEAPTELQRKFKPLGSYLEKKLGMKVEFTPVTDYAASVEGLINHKLDMVWFGGFTFVQANVRSGGKIVPLVQREEDTKFRSVFVTTSKDINQLSDLKGKNFTFGSESSTSGHLMPRYYLLAAKINPDTDMKRIAFSGAHDATVAAVAGGKVDAGTLNISVWEKLVEAKKVDPSKVRVFYTTPGYYDYNWSVRADMNPVVRKKLTDAFLALDPSTPEGKEILELQRATKFIPTKAENYKDIEAAARDAKLLK; this is translated from the coding sequence ATGTTCTCCAACTCATTCAACAAGTTCCCCGCCATCCTGGCTACCGTCGCCGCCACCCTGGCCATCCACAGCGGCCTGGCGCAGGCGCAGCAAGTGTTGCGCGTGTCCGCCATTCCCGACGAAGCGCCGACGGAATTGCAGCGCAAGTTCAAGCCGCTGGGCAGCTACCTGGAGAAAAAGCTGGGCATGAAGGTGGAATTTACGCCCGTCACCGATTACGCGGCCTCCGTGGAAGGCTTGATCAATCACAAGCTCGACATGGTCTGGTTCGGCGGTTTTACTTTCGTGCAAGCGAACGTGCGCAGCGGCGGCAAGATCGTGCCGCTGGTGCAGCGCGAGGAAGACACGAAATTCCGCTCCGTGTTCGTCACCACCAGCAAGGACATCAATCAATTGTCTGACCTGAAGGGCAAGAACTTCACGTTCGGCTCGGAATCGTCGACCTCGGGCCATTTGATGCCACGCTACTACTTGCTGGCCGCCAAGATCAACCCGGATACCGACATGAAGCGCATCGCGTTTTCCGGCGCACATGACGCCACCGTGGCGGCAGTGGCCGGCGGCAAGGTCGATGCGGGCACCTTGAACATTTCCGTATGGGAAAAACTGGTCGAAGCGAAAAAAGTCGATCCAAGCAAGGTGCGCGTGTTCTACACGACGCCCGGCTACTACGATTACAACTGGAGCGTGCGCGCCGACATGAATCCTGTCGTGCGCAAGAAGCTGACGGACGCCTTCCTGGCGCTGGACCCATCCACGCCGGAAGGCAAGGAAATCCTCGAGTTGCAGCGCGCCACGAAGTTTATCCCCACCAAGGCCGAGAATTACAAGGATATCGAAGCGGCCGCGCGCGATGCGAAGCTGTTGAAGTAA
- the selD gene encoding selenide, water dikinase SelD: MSDSAATPNTPIRLTEFAHGGGCGCKIAPGVLADILKGSGGFPLPKELLVGIETSDDAAVYQLNDEQALIATTDFFMPIVDDPFDFGRIAATNAISDVYAMGGTPIMALALVGMPINKLPVETIGLILKGGETICAQAGIPIAGGHTIDSVEPIYGLVVLGLVHPSQVKRNAGARAGDKLVLGKPIGVGILSAALKKNALDADGYASLIANTTKLNTPGKKLALLDGVHALTDVTGFGLLGHTLELARGAKLQARIAMNSVPLLPQVQQLAQNGNITGASGRNWQGYGAQVVLDDSLSAIDKAILTDPQTAGPLLVACAPEAVEQVLAIFRAEGFGDAVVIGEMQEGSTGVSVY; this comes from the coding sequence ATGTCCGATAGCGCAGCAACACCCAATACACCCATCCGATTGACCGAATTTGCCCATGGCGGCGGCTGCGGCTGCAAAATTGCGCCGGGCGTGCTGGCCGACATTCTAAAGGGCAGCGGCGGTTTTCCCCTGCCGAAGGAATTGCTGGTCGGCATAGAAACCTCGGATGACGCGGCCGTCTACCAGCTCAACGACGAGCAGGCGCTGATCGCCACGACGGACTTCTTCATGCCCATCGTCGACGACCCGTTCGACTTTGGCCGCATCGCCGCCACCAATGCCATTTCCGACGTGTACGCCATGGGCGGCACGCCCATCATGGCCCTGGCCCTGGTCGGCATGCCGATCAACAAGCTGCCGGTGGAAACCATCGGCCTCATCTTGAAGGGTGGCGAAACCATCTGCGCCCAGGCCGGCATCCCCATCGCGGGCGGCCACACCATCGATTCCGTCGAACCGATCTATGGCCTGGTCGTGCTGGGCCTGGTGCACCCGTCGCAAGTGAAACGCAACGCGGGCGCGCGCGCCGGCGATAAACTGGTATTGGGCAAGCCGATCGGCGTGGGCATTTTATCGGCCGCGCTAAAGAAAAATGCGCTGGATGCGGATGGCTACGCCTCGCTGATAGCCAACACCACCAAATTGAATACCCCGGGCAAGAAACTGGCCCTGCTGGACGGCGTGCATGCGCTGACGGATGTGACGGGCTTCGGCTTGCTGGGTCACACCCTGGAACTGGCGCGCGGCGCCAAGCTGCAGGCGCGCATCGCCATGAATTCCGTGCCGCTGCTGCCGCAAGTGCAGCAACTGGCGCAGAATGGCAACATCACGGGCGCTTCCGGCCGCAACTGGCAGGGCTATGGCGCGCAAGTCGTGCTGGACGACAGTTTAAGCGCCATCGACAAGGCGATCCTGACGGACCCGCAAACGGCTGGCCCCCTGCTGGTGGCCTGTGCGCCGGAAGCTGTCGAACAAGTGCTGGCGATTTTCCGTGCCGAAGGCTTTGGCGACGCTGTCGTCATCGGCGAGATGCAGGAAGGCAGTACCGGGGTTTCCGTATATTAA
- the mnmH gene encoding tRNA 2-selenouridine(34) synthase MnmH: MKYPAVLPFSDLLHRLDEFDAVIDVRSPSEFAEDHLPGAINLPVLDDEQRVRVGTLYKQTSAFEAKKLGAALIAKNIARHIEEGFLGHPQHWKPLVYCWRGGNRSGAMAHILARIGWPVTQLEGGYKDYRRHVNAELATLPERFDFINVLCGPTGSGKSRLLQVLDRQGAQVIDLEEMAAHRGSVLGGLPDADQPSQKAFESALWQQLRRFDPQLPVFIESESKKVGRLRVPDALMEKMRAADCTDVRLDIGERVQLLMQDYVHFVGDPARLNAQLALLTQLHGKEKIAHWQQLATSGRMAELVEALLVQHYDPVYRQSIARNFIRYAQATPLVLPDISEHAFEQAARALCAIVGEPRTATAA, encoded by the coding sequence ATGAAATACCCTGCAGTTCTGCCTTTCAGCGATCTCTTACACCGCCTGGACGAATTCGATGCCGTCATCGATGTGCGCAGCCCGTCCGAATTCGCGGAAGACCATTTGCCGGGCGCCATCAACCTGCCCGTGCTGGACGACGAGCAGCGCGTGCGCGTCGGTACGCTGTACAAGCAGACGAGCGCCTTCGAAGCGAAGAAGCTGGGTGCGGCGCTGATCGCCAAGAACATTGCGCGGCATATCGAAGAGGGTTTTCTCGGCCACCCGCAGCATTGGAAGCCGCTGGTCTACTGCTGGCGCGGCGGCAACCGCAGCGGCGCCATGGCGCACATCCTGGCGCGCATCGGCTGGCCCGTCACGCAACTCGAGGGCGGCTACAAGGATTACCGGCGCCACGTGAACGCCGAACTGGCCACCCTGCCCGAACGCTTCGACTTCATCAACGTGCTGTGCGGTCCCACGGGCAGCGGCAAGAGCCGTTTGTTGCAGGTGCTCGACAGGCAAGGCGCGCAAGTGATCGACCTGGAAGAGATGGCGGCCCACCGCGGCTCCGTGCTGGGCGGATTGCCGGACGCGGACCAGCCCTCGCAAAAAGCGTTTGAAAGCGCGCTGTGGCAGCAACTGCGCCGTTTCGACCCGCAACTGCCCGTCTTCATAGAATCGGAAAGCAAGAAAGTGGGCCGTTTGCGCGTGCCCGACGCACTGATGGAAAAGATGCGCGCGGCCGATTGCACCGACGTGCGCCTGGACATCGGGGAACGCGTGCAATTGCTGATGCAAGACTATGTGCATTTCGTCGGCGATCCGGCACGCCTCAATGCGCAACTGGCCCTGTTGACGCAGCTGCATGGCAAGGAGAAAATTGCCCACTGGCAGCAACTGGCCACGTCTGGCCGCATGGCCGAGCTGGTGGAAGCGTTGCTGGTCCAGCATTACGACCCCGTCTACCGGCAATCGATCGCCCGCAACTTCATCCGCTACGCCCAGGCGACGCCGCTGGTCTTGCCCGACATTTCAGAACATGCCTTTGAGCAAGCCGCGCGCGCATTATGTGCTATCGTCGGCGAACCCCGTACCGCCACCGCCGCGTAA
- a CDS encoding LrgB family protein: protein MSTLLLSLLFLLLTLVLFYANQAVHRRHPHFLLTPAICTSAILIVIVQATSTPFATYFGETRWLPWLLGPATIAFALPIFQERRLIRKHWLALSLGSCAGIVASVAATLLLDRLLGVHGDMARSLLARSVSTPFALEASRHMGGSAQLTGIFVVMTGLFGLMLGKPLLKLLPLRMRIARGAPYGAAAHGFGLSVARRVGTEEGAVASLTMIFSGVVTVLLAPLLGHLLG from the coding sequence ATGAGCACCCTGCTCCTGTCGCTGCTGTTTTTGCTGCTGACCCTGGTCCTGTTCTACGCCAACCAGGCCGTGCACCGCCGCCATCCGCATTTTTTGCTGACGCCCGCCATCTGCACCTCGGCGATATTGATCGTCATCGTGCAGGCGACCTCGACGCCGTTCGCCACGTATTTCGGCGAGACGCGCTGGCTGCCGTGGCTGCTGGGCCCCGCCACCATCGCCTTCGCCCTGCCCATCTTCCAGGAGCGCAGGCTGATCCGCAAACACTGGCTGGCCCTGTCGCTGGGCAGCTGCGCCGGCATCGTGGCATCGGTTGCCGCCACCCTGCTGCTGGACCGCTTGCTGGGCGTGCATGGCGATATGGCGCGCAGCCTGCTGGCCCGTTCCGTGTCGACGCCGTTCGCGCTGGAAGCGTCGCGCCACATGGGCGGCTCGGCCCAGCTGACGGGCATCTTCGTCGTCATGACGGGCTTGTTCGGCTTGATGCTCGGCAAACCGCTGCTGAAACTGCTGCCCTTGCGCATGCGCATCGCCCGTGGCGCCCCGTATGGCGCGGCGGCCCACGGCTTTGGCTTGTCCGTGGCGCGCCGTGTCGGTACGGAAGAAGGCGCCGTTGCCAGCCTGACGATGATTTTCTCGGGCGTCGTGACGGTGCTGCTGGCGCCTTTGCTGGGACATCTGCTGGGCTAA
- a CDS encoding CidA/LrgA family protein: MKAPALQHRVSTPLMHASAWRRPAHTVWQVGVLIAAWWLADEAASALHLPFSGGVVGLFVLVALLLAGWVRPAAIELGANWLLANMLLFFIPLVVSVVQFTQLLKSQGLMLFVNIGLGFASVMLATALTVEWVCRYERKLRLQKLLRQRAARAQA; the protein is encoded by the coding sequence GTGAAAGCCCCAGCCCTGCAACACCGTGTCTCCACACCCCTGATGCATGCCTCCGCCTGGCGCCGGCCCGCGCATACCGTGTGGCAGGTTGGCGTGCTGATCGCCGCATGGTGGCTTGCCGACGAGGCCGCTTCCGCCCTGCACTTGCCGTTTTCCGGCGGCGTGGTGGGCCTGTTCGTGCTGGTGGCCCTGCTGCTGGCAGGCTGGGTGCGGCCTGCGGCCATCGAACTGGGCGCGAACTGGCTGCTGGCCAACATGCTGTTGTTCTTCATTCCGCTGGTCGTATCCGTGGTGCAATTTACACAATTATTGAAGTCGCAAGGTCTGATGCTGTTCGTGAATATCGGCCTGGGCTTTGCCAGCGTGATGCTGGCCACGGCGTTGACGGTGGAATGGGTGTGCCGCTATGAGCGCAAGCTGCGCCTGCAAAAACTGCTGCGCCAGCGCGCAGCCAGGGCGCAAGCATGA
- a CDS encoding LysR substrate-binding domain-containing protein, which translates to MDIRSLRYFVEVVEQNSFTRAASKLHVTQPTVSKMIAQLEQSLDLALLDRAGKRFTLTDAGKVVLSRAHELLALHAELKVELRDLQHLERGELRVGVSPQTHSTLAPWLAEYHQRYPGIELKMYESGTQAIERDLRTGTVELGTMLDYPGNAATWQDFEALPLVRSPLCLLAAPGSPWQGRSSVALAQLADSPFIFYGAAFALNDIVLDACQRAGFAPRITGRSGQWDFIASLVRLGVGICLLPKMYCDTLEPAQFAVIPLAGPPVEWNLMLAWRRGGRLSFAARAWLELVRARMAQPGRLQ; encoded by the coding sequence ATGGATATCCGCTCCTTGCGCTACTTCGTCGAAGTGGTCGAGCAAAACAGTTTTACGCGCGCGGCCAGCAAGTTGCACGTGACGCAGCCCACCGTCAGCAAGATGATTGCGCAACTGGAACAGTCGCTGGACCTGGCCTTGCTGGATCGCGCTGGCAAGCGTTTTACCCTGACGGACGCGGGCAAGGTGGTGCTGTCGCGCGCGCATGAGCTGCTGGCCCTGCACGCGGAACTGAAGGTGGAATTGCGCGACCTGCAACATCTGGAACGGGGCGAGCTACGGGTCGGCGTGTCGCCGCAGACGCATTCCACCCTGGCACCGTGGCTGGCCGAATACCACCAGCGCTATCCGGGCATCGAGCTGAAAATGTACGAGAGCGGCACGCAAGCCATCGAGCGCGACTTGCGCACGGGCACGGTGGAACTGGGCACCATGCTCGACTATCCGGGCAATGCGGCCACCTGGCAGGATTTCGAGGCGCTGCCTCTCGTGCGTTCGCCTCTGTGCCTGCTGGCTGCACCCGGCTCGCCGTGGCAGGGACGCTCTTCCGTGGCCCTGGCCCAGCTCGCCGACAGTCCCTTCATTTTCTACGGCGCCGCCTTCGCCCTGAATGACATCGTGCTGGACGCCTGCCAACGGGCCGGATTCGCCCCGCGCATCACGGGACGCAGCGGCCAGTGGGATTTCATTGCCTCGCTGGTGAGACTGGGCGTGGGCATCTGCCTGCTGCCGAAGATGTATTGCGACACCCTGGAGCCAGCGCAGTTTGCCGTCATTCCCCTGGCCGGCCCGCCCGTGGAGTGGAATTTGATGCTGGCCTGGCGCCGCGGCGGACGGCTGTCTTTCGCCGCGCGCGCCTGGCTGGAGCTTGTCAGGGCGCGCATGGCGCAGCCAGGGCGATTACAATAG
- a CDS encoding glutaminyl-peptide cyclotransferase, protein MKNTGKARLKRTAGSLLLGLLCTVGLMSEMGYAQAAIPVYGYFVKNAYPHDPQAFTQGLLFKDGHLYESTGQNGQSSLRKVELTTGKVLQKSMLDKTVFGEGITDVGDEILGLTWMSQTGYVFDQKTFKLKRKFSYQGEGWGLASDSQFVYMSDGTSAIRVLNPKTLAEIRRFEVKAEGRPIERLNELEMVDGELFANVWGADVIARIDPASGKVVGWIDLTGLLPPGQRGTANPDAVLNGIAWDARGKRLFVTGKLWPKLFEIELIEIQRH, encoded by the coding sequence ATGAAGAACACAGGTAAAGCCAGACTGAAACGCACGGCAGGCTCGCTGCTGCTGGGATTGCTATGCACCGTGGGCCTGATGAGCGAAATGGGCTACGCCCAGGCCGCCATTCCCGTGTATGGCTATTTCGTCAAGAATGCCTATCCGCACGACCCCCAGGCGTTTACCCAGGGCTTGCTGTTCAAGGATGGCCATCTGTATGAAAGCACGGGCCAGAACGGCCAGTCTTCGCTGCGCAAGGTGGAATTGACGACAGGCAAGGTGCTGCAGAAAAGCATGCTCGATAAAACAGTGTTTGGCGAAGGCATCACGGACGTGGGTGATGAAATCCTTGGCCTGACGTGGATGTCGCAGACAGGTTATGTCTTCGACCAGAAAACCTTTAAACTCAAGCGCAAATTCAGCTACCAGGGCGAAGGCTGGGGCTTGGCCAGCGACAGTCAATTCGTCTACATGAGCGACGGCACCTCCGCCATCCGCGTGCTCAATCCGAAAACCCTGGCCGAGATCCGCCGCTTCGAAGTGAAGGCGGAAGGCCGCCCCATCGAACGCCTGAACGAACTGGAAATGGTCGACGGGGAACTGTTTGCCAATGTGTGGGGAGCGGACGTGATCGCCCGCATCGACCCTGCCAGCGGTAAAGTTGTCGGCTGGATCGACTTGACGGGCTTGCTGCCACCGGGCCAGCGGGGCACGGCCAACCCGGACGCCGTGCTCAACGGCATCGCCTGGGATGCGCGCGGCAAGCGCTTGTTTGTCACGGGCAAACTGTGGCCCAAGCTGTTCGAGATCGAGTTGATCGAAATCCAGCGCCATTGA
- a CDS encoding DUF3297 family protein → MNDTTTLPPLPDRLSIDPSSPYHVAAVFENDVGIRFNDKERLDVEEYCISERWIKVASTKSLDRRGRPLQIKLKGKVEAFYR, encoded by the coding sequence ATGAACGATACCACCACCTTACCCCCATTGCCCGATCGCCTGTCGATCGACCCTAGCAGCCCTTACCACGTTGCAGCCGTGTTCGAGAATGACGTCGGCATCCGCTTCAACGACAAGGAACGTCTTGACGTAGAAGAATATTGCATCAGCGAACGCTGGATCAAGGTCGCTTCCACCAAGTCCCTCGACCGCCGCGGCCGTCCGCTGCAGATCAAGCTGAAGGGCAAAGTCGAAGCGTTTTACCGCTAA
- a CDS encoding GFA family protein, with the protein MKKTYHGSCHCGSVRFAAEIDLAAPSLRCNCSYCLKIRCWASQVPPTAFRLLAGEAALSEYRFGVGRERHYFCRHCGVRPFCRGDSARSGPFVGIGVNCLDDASVAELARVPVTFVDGWHDEWNTPPQETRHL; encoded by the coding sequence ATGAAAAAAACCTACCATGGCAGTTGCCACTGCGGCAGTGTGCGTTTCGCGGCCGAGATCGACCTGGCGGCCCCCAGCCTGCGCTGCAACTGCTCGTATTGCCTGAAAATCCGTTGCTGGGCCAGCCAAGTGCCGCCCACGGCCTTCCGCCTGCTGGCCGGTGAAGCGGCCTTGAGCGAATACCGCTTCGGCGTGGGCCGCGAGCGGCACTATTTTTGCCGCCACTGTGGCGTGCGCCCGTTTTGCCGCGGCGATTCTGCGCGCAGCGGCCCGTTTGTCGGCATCGGCGTCAACTGCCTCGACGATGCCTCGGTGGCCGAACTGGCCCGGGTGCCCGTTACCTTTGTCGATGGCTGGCATGACGAGTGGAACACGCCGCCGCAGGAAACGCGGCATCTGTAG
- a CDS encoding ATP-binding cassette domain-containing protein: MRAKKIALVGASGAGKSTIASLVLGHYQPDAGSLQFDGIDARVLGVAQLRRQMAVVEQEPALFSGSIGDNIGFAVPDRQVTREEMVAAARLAHAHDFIAAFPDGYETLVGERGVQLSGGQKQRIAIARAILRAPKILILDEATSALDAASEQQVQRALDTLMQGRTTIIIAHRFSTIVKADRIIVMDQGRICQQGTHAELLRAGGQYARLMQQQLSQFQQLHDSTATL, from the coding sequence GTGCGGGCGAAAAAAATCGCCCTGGTCGGCGCTTCGGGTGCGGGCAAGTCCACCATCGCCAGCCTCGTGCTGGGCCATTACCAGCCTGACGCGGGCAGCCTGCAGTTCGACGGCATCGATGCGCGCGTGCTCGGTGTGGCGCAGCTGCGCCGCCAAATGGCCGTGGTGGAACAGGAACCGGCCCTGTTTTCCGGCAGCATCGGCGACAATATCGGCTTTGCCGTGCCGGACCGGCAAGTGACGCGCGAAGAGATGGTCGCGGCGGCGCGCCTGGCGCACGCCCACGACTTCATTGCGGCCTTTCCTGACGGCTACGAGACCCTGGTGGGCGAACGGGGCGTGCAATTGTCCGGTGGACAGAAGCAGCGCATCGCGATTGCCCGCGCCATTCTGCGCGCGCCGAAAATCCTCATCCTGGATGAAGCCACCAGCGCCCTCGACGCCGCCAGCGAACAGCAGGTGCAGCGCGCCCTCGATACGCTGATGCAAGGACGCACCACCATCATCATCGCCCACCGCTTCTCCACCATCGTGAAAGCGGACCGCATCATCGTCATGGACCAGGGCAGGATTTGCCAGCAAGGCACGCACGCCGAGCTGCTGCGCGCTGGCGGCCAGTATGCGCGGCTGATGCAGCAGCAGTTGTCGCAATTCCAGCAGTTGCATGACAGTACGGCAACCCTGTAA